In Pangasianodon hypophthalmus isolate fPanHyp1 chromosome 3, fPanHyp1.pri, whole genome shotgun sequence, a single genomic region encodes these proteins:
- the LOC113542020 gene encoding steroid 17-alpha-hydroxylase/17,20 lyase isoform X2, with the protein MMGSHKVIIINNHLHAKEVLLKKGKIFAGRPRTVTTDILTRDGKDIAFADYSPTWKFHRKIVHGALCMFGEGTASIEKIICREASSMCEILTSLQSSAVDLAPELTRAVTNVVCTLCFSSSYKRGDPEFEAMLQYSQGIVDTVAKDSLVDIFPWLQFFPNEDLRILKCCVSIRDKLLQKKYDEHKADFSDNIQRDLLDALLRAKHSSENNNTSTHVVGLTDDHLLMTVGDIFGAGVETTTTVLKWSILYLIHHPQVQRKIQEELDTKIGRDRHPQANDRRNLPYLEATVREVLRIQPVSPLLIPHVALSDANIGEYSVQKGTRVIVNLWSLHHDEKEWKNPELFNPERFLDEEGNSLCCPSLSYLPFGAGVRVCLGEALAKLELFLFLSWILQRFTLEVPAGQPLPELQGKFGVVLQPQKYKVIARLRPGWENKPQSQESESG; encoded by the exons ATGATGGGCTCTCATAAAGTTATCATCATCAACAATCATCTCCATGCAAAAGAGGTCCTGCTTAAGAAAGGGAAAATATTTGCAGGAAGACCACGCACT GTTACTACAGACATTTTAACACGAGATGGGAAAGACATAGCATTTGCTGACTATAGTCCCACATGGAAGTTTCATCGAAAAATTGTACATGGGGCTCTGTGCATGTTTGGAGAGGGAACTGCATCTATCGAGAAAATAA TTTGCCGAGAGGCGAGTTCTATGTGTGAAATCCTGACCAGCTTGCAGAGCTCTGCAGTAGACTTGGCGCCGGAGCTGACCCGTGCTGTCACAAACGTAGTATGTACCCTCTGTTTTAGCTCCTCATATAAACGTGGAGATCCTGAGTTTGAAGCTATGCTCCAGTACAGCCAGGGAATTGTGGATACAGTTGCCAAGGATAGTTTGGTGGATATCTTTCCGTGGCTCCAG TTCTTTCCAAATGAAGACCTCAGAATTCTAAAGTGTTGTGTCTCCATTAGAGACAAACTGCTTCAAAAGAAATATGATGAACACAAG GCAGACTTTAGCGATAACATCCAGCGAGACCTGTTGGATGCTCTACTGCGTGCCAAACACAGCTCGGAGAATAACAACACAAGCACTCATGTTGTCGGGCTTACTGATGATCATCTACTCATGACTGTAGGGGATATTTTTGGCGCTGGGGTGGAGACTACAACCACTGTGCTGAAGTGGTCCATTCTTTATCTTATACATCATCCACAG GTTCAGAGAAAGATTCAGGAGGAGTTGGACACTAAGATTGGGAGGGATCGGCACCCCCAGGCTAATGACAGAAGAAATCTGCCCTACCTGGAGGCCACCGTCAGAGAAGTGCTCCGAATCCAGCCAGTCTCACCACTTCTCATCCCTCACGTAGCTCTCTCAGACGCTAA TATAGGAGAGTACAGTGTACAGAAAGGGACACGAGTCATCGTTAACCTGTGGTCTTTGCACCACGATGAAAAAGAGTGGAAAAACCCAGAACTATTTAATCCAG AGCGGTTCCTGGATGAGGAAGGCAACAGTCTGTGCTGCCCATCACTCAGTTATCTACCATTTGGTgctggtgtgcgtgtgtgtctcggTGAGGCTCTGGCCAAGTTGGagctcttcctcttcctgtcatGGATTCTGCAAAGGTTCACTCTGGAGGTACCCGCTGGTCAGCCCCTGCCCGAGCTGCAGGGCAAATTCGGAGTTGTTCTTCAACCCCAGAAATATAAAGTCATTGCCAGGCTCAGGCCAGGCTGGGAAAATAAGCCACAGAGCCAAGAGTCTGAGTCAGGCTAA
- the LOC113542020 gene encoding steroid 17-alpha-hydroxylase/17,20 lyase isoform X1, which translates to MAWLICFCVFAAVIIVAFYLRKIHAFLLDDRAPPNLPSLPIIGSLLSLRSDSPPHIFFQQLQKKYGGIYSLMMGSHKVIIINNHLHAKEVLLKKGKIFAGRPRTVTTDILTRDGKDIAFADYSPTWKFHRKIVHGALCMFGEGTASIEKIICREASSMCEILTSLQSSAVDLAPELTRAVTNVVCTLCFSSSYKRGDPEFEAMLQYSQGIVDTVAKDSLVDIFPWLQFFPNEDLRILKCCVSIRDKLLQKKYDEHKADFSDNIQRDLLDALLRAKHSSENNNTSTHVVGLTDDHLLMTVGDIFGAGVETTTTVLKWSILYLIHHPQVQRKIQEELDTKIGRDRHPQANDRRNLPYLEATVREVLRIQPVSPLLIPHVALSDANIGEYSVQKGTRVIVNLWSLHHDEKEWKNPELFNPERFLDEEGNSLCCPSLSYLPFGAGVRVCLGEALAKLELFLFLSWILQRFTLEVPAGQPLPELQGKFGVVLQPQKYKVIARLRPGWENKPQSQESESG; encoded by the exons ATGGCTTGGCTTATTTGTTTCTGTGTATTTGCTGCAGTAATCATAGTGGCCTTTTATCTGAGGAAAATCCATGCCTTTCTGTTAGATGATAGAGCTCCTCCAAACCTTCCTTCTCTCCCAATTATCGGGAGTCTTCTGAGCCTAAGGAGCGACAGCCCTCCGCATATTTTCTTTCAGCAGCTGCAGAAGAAATATGGAGGTATTTATTCGCTTATGATGGGCTCTCATAAAGTTATCATCATCAACAATCATCTCCATGCAAAAGAGGTCCTGCTTAAGAAAGGGAAAATATTTGCAGGAAGACCACGCACT GTTACTACAGACATTTTAACACGAGATGGGAAAGACATAGCATTTGCTGACTATAGTCCCACATGGAAGTTTCATCGAAAAATTGTACATGGGGCTCTGTGCATGTTTGGAGAGGGAACTGCATCTATCGAGAAAATAA TTTGCCGAGAGGCGAGTTCTATGTGTGAAATCCTGACCAGCTTGCAGAGCTCTGCAGTAGACTTGGCGCCGGAGCTGACCCGTGCTGTCACAAACGTAGTATGTACCCTCTGTTTTAGCTCCTCATATAAACGTGGAGATCCTGAGTTTGAAGCTATGCTCCAGTACAGCCAGGGAATTGTGGATACAGTTGCCAAGGATAGTTTGGTGGATATCTTTCCGTGGCTCCAG TTCTTTCCAAATGAAGACCTCAGAATTCTAAAGTGTTGTGTCTCCATTAGAGACAAACTGCTTCAAAAGAAATATGATGAACACAAG GCAGACTTTAGCGATAACATCCAGCGAGACCTGTTGGATGCTCTACTGCGTGCCAAACACAGCTCGGAGAATAACAACACAAGCACTCATGTTGTCGGGCTTACTGATGATCATCTACTCATGACTGTAGGGGATATTTTTGGCGCTGGGGTGGAGACTACAACCACTGTGCTGAAGTGGTCCATTCTTTATCTTATACATCATCCACAG GTTCAGAGAAAGATTCAGGAGGAGTTGGACACTAAGATTGGGAGGGATCGGCACCCCCAGGCTAATGACAGAAGAAATCTGCCCTACCTGGAGGCCACCGTCAGAGAAGTGCTCCGAATCCAGCCAGTCTCACCACTTCTCATCCCTCACGTAGCTCTCTCAGACGCTAA TATAGGAGAGTACAGTGTACAGAAAGGGACACGAGTCATCGTTAACCTGTGGTCTTTGCACCACGATGAAAAAGAGTGGAAAAACCCAGAACTATTTAATCCAG AGCGGTTCCTGGATGAGGAAGGCAACAGTCTGTGCTGCCCATCACTCAGTTATCTACCATTTGGTgctggtgtgcgtgtgtgtctcggTGAGGCTCTGGCCAAGTTGGagctcttcctcttcctgtcatGGATTCTGCAAAGGTTCACTCTGGAGGTACCCGCTGGTCAGCCCCTGCCCGAGCTGCAGGGCAAATTCGGAGTTGTTCTTCAACCCCAGAAATATAAAGTCATTGCCAGGCTCAGGCCAGGCTGGGAAAATAAGCCACAGAGCCAAGAGTCTGAGTCAGGCTAA